Part of the Micromonospora inyonensis genome, CACGGCGCGACGGGCCCGGGAGGAGATCGCCGCCCTCGCCGCCCACCGGGACCGGCTCACCACCGACGTGGCCGACGCCCGCCAGGCGGCAGCCACCGCCGAGGCCCGCCTGGCGGAGCTGACCGTACGGTTGCGTGCGGCCGAAACCGACCGGGACGCGGCGGTGACCCGCGCCGCCCAGCTGGCCGACCAGGTCAGCGACCTGGCCACGGCACTGGCCCGGCTGGGGTCGGCGACACCGCGCTGACCAGCCCCGGCCGGCCCGCGTATCGGTCACCGTCGAGGGCCACCGGAACGGGCCGGGTACCATACAGGTGACAGCCAGCACACTCCACCGTTTCCCACCCGGCCGGCGGTGCCCGCCGGGGGACCGGCGTGGCTCGCCCGCCGGGCGTGGCCGCGTCACCGGGGAATGCCCCGGCGACGGCGGGCCGTTACACCGAGAAGACCAGCACCACCAACGAGGGGAAGTCGAACATGGGCGAGCGTATGCTGCGTGGTAGCCGTCTGGGCGCGGTCAGCTACGAGTCCGACCGCAACACGGAGCTCGCGCCGCGTCAGACCCGCGAGTACCTCTGCGCCAAGGGCCACCAGTTCGAGGTGCCGTTCGCCGTCGACGCCGAGGTGCCGACCACCTGGGAGTGCAAGTTCGACGGCAGCGTCGCCCGGCTGGTCGACGGCAGCGAGCCCGAGCAGAAGAAGGCCAAGCCGCCGCGCACCCACTGGGACATGCTGCTGGAGCGCCGGTCGATCGCCGAGCTGGAGGACATCCTCGCCGAGCGGCTTCAGGAGGTCCGCACCCGCCGCGGTCGCGCCTGACCATCCACGACGGGCCCCCGGGACGGATCTCCGTCCCGGGGGCCCGTCGTGGAGTCAGGGGGCTTCACCGGCCCGGTTCGACGATCTCTCCCTCGATCGCGGCGGCCGGGTCGACGCCCGGCCGGGGCGGGCCCGGTTCGGTCGGCGGCGTCGCACCCCGGTACACCCGCACCCGGCGGGGACCGAACAGGTCACCGGCGACCATCGACGACACCCGCCGTTCCGTGGCCCGCTGCACGCCCGCGCCGGCGAGCCGGCGCAGCGGCGGCACCAGCAACGCCACCCCCACCACACCGCTGACCAGGCCCGGCACGGCCAGCAGCAGCGCACCGGCCAGGCCGACGAGCCCGTCGGTCAACTGCCGGCCGGGTGGCTGGTGCGACTCGACGCTGGCCCGGAAGCCCCGCCAGGCGCGCATGCCCTCCCGGCGCAGCAGCAGCAGACCCACCAGCGACACGGCGAACACCACCAGCACCGCCGAGGCGAACCCGATCGCCTCGCCGACCAGCACGAACACCGCGACCTCGGCGGCCAGCCCGGCCAGCAACCCCAGCGGTACGAACCTCCACGTCCGGCGCATCACACCTCATCCGACGTCGGCGACGCTTCCCCGGTCAAGGATGCCACGGGCACCGGTCACGGCCACCGGCCCGCGACCGGCCGCCGCCGTCCGCGCCGCCGGTCCTGCAACCCCCACAGGGTGATCCGCCACAACGCCTCCAGCACGATCCACGGGCTCATCTTGCTCGATCCGCGTTCCCGCTCGGCGAACGTGATCGGCACCTCCACCATCCGCGCTCCGGCCCGATGCAGCAGCCGCGACAACTCCACCTGGAACGAGTAGCCCCGCGAACACACCCGGTCCAGGTCGACGGCGTCGAGGGCGCGCAGCCGGTACACCCGGTAGCCGCCGGTCGCGTCGGAGACGGGCACCCCGAGGGCCCACCGGGCGTACCAGTTCCCGCCGCGCGACAGCAGCAGCCGCCGCCACGGCCAGTTCAGGACCCGCGCGCCGCGTTGCCACCGGGACCCGATGACCACGTCGGCGTCGCGGGCGGCGTCCAGCAGCGTCGGCAGGTCCTCCGGGGCGTGCGACCCGTCGGCGTCCATCTCCACGACCGCGTCGTAGCCGCGCCGCCGCGCCCACGCGAATCCCGCCAGGTACGCCGCGCCGAGTCCCGCCTTGCCCTCGCGGTGCAGCACGTGCACCCGGGGGTCGACGCGGGCCAGCCCGTCGGCGAGCGCCCCCGTGCCGTCGGGGCTGTTGTCGTCGGCGACCAGCACGTCCACTCCGGGCGCGTGCCGGTGGACCCGGTCGACGATCCCGGCGAGGTTGTCGGCTTCGTTGTAGGTGGGCACCACCACCAGTACCCGCCCCACGTCCGGACGTCCGACCGTCCGGCCGGTCTGCTCGCCCACCTGGACCTCCCCCGGTCGCGCCGGCCCGTCCGGACCGGTCGTCGTGCGGTTCTACCCGGGCGGCACCGGCCGGCGTCGCCGCACGGCCGCGCCGGCCAGGACGAGACCGGCGGCCACCAGCAGCGCCACCTCCGGCCACACGCCCATCCGGGTGGCCGGGGTCGACCCGGTACCGAGCCGTATCTGCCGGACCACCACCGCGCCGGTGTTGAACCCGGTGGCCCCGTCTACCCGCCCGTCGGGGGACACGAACCCGGACACCCCGACCGTGGAGGCCATCAACGCGCCCCGGCCGTGCTCGACGGCCCGCAACCGGACCATCGCCATCTGCTGCAACGCCTCGGATTCGTCGAACGTCGCGTTGTTGGTCTGCACCACCAGCAGCTCCGCGCCGCCGGTGACCGTGTCACGGACCAGCCCGTCGTAGGCGACCTCGAAGCAGATCACGTCACCGAGGACCGCGTCACCGGTGCGCAGCACACCCGGCGTGTCACCGGGCACGAAGTCCGCCCGGATCCGGTCGACCTGCTTGCTGACCATCCGCGCCAGGTTCCGCATGGGCACGTACTCGGCGAACGGCACCGGGTGCCGTTTGGTGTACAACTGCCCGGTGTCGGGACCGCTGCCTGGCCGCCACAGCAGCCCCGCGTTGCGCACCTGCCCCTCGCCGGGGCCACGCAGCACCGCCCCGACGAGGATGGGCGCGCCGATCGTGTCGGCGGCCCGGGAGATCCGCGCCCCCGCCGTGGTGTCGCGCAGCGGGTCGATGTCGCTGGAGTTCTCCGGCCACACCACCAGGTCGGGGCGGCGGGCCTGCCCGGCGGTGACCTGCCGGGCCAAACCGAGGGTGGCCTCGACGTGGTTGTCGAGCACCGCCTGCCGTTGGGCGTTGAAGTCCAACCCGAGGCGGGGCACGTTGCCCTGCACGATCGCCACGGTGACCTGCTCGCCGCCGCCCCGCACCCCCACCGGGACGGCCAGGGCGGCGGCGACGACGGCGGCCAGGCCCACGGCCGGCGCGACGGTGTGCGGGCGGGGCCGCCGCCACGACCGCCACGACAGGGTCGCCAGCAGCCCACCGGCGAGCGCGACGGCGACGGTGACCAGCGGGGCACCGCCGAGCCCGGCCAGCCGCAGCAGCGGCGAGTCGCCCTGGCTGAACGCCAGCCGCCCCCACGGGAACCCACCGAACGGGGTACGGTCGCGCAGCGCCTCCTGCCCCACCCACAGCAGCGCCGTGGCCACCGGCCACAGCGCCCGCCGCCGGTCCACCAGCGGGGACACGTAGGCGGTGGCCGCGCCGAGCAACGCCATGTAGGCGGCCTGGGAAAGGCTCAGCAGCACCCACGGCAGGTAGCCGGTGTGCAGGTTCGTCCAGGCCAGCAGCGGCGCGAACAGGGTCACCCCGGTGAGGAAACCCAGGGCCGCGCCGGCGCGGGCCCGCCGCCGGTGCGCCGCCGCGGCGAGGGCCGCCACCCCGACCGCGGCGAGGGGCCACCACCCGTACGGGGGGAACGCCGCCAGCAGCGCCAACCCGGCCACCACCGCCAGCGCCACGGCCGCCGCCAGGGGCAGCGGACGCGGCGACGGCGGCGTGCCGGCGGCGGCGGGGCGTACCTCGTTGAGCGTCGTCACCGGCACCTCACCCTCGATCACACCGCCGAAGGTTACCCGCCGGCCACCGCGACGCCTCAGGGCAGCCGGTGGGCGACGAGGACGGCGTCGTGGACGGTGACGTCCCGACCGTCGGGGTCCACGGCGGCACGCGGCCGGGCCTGCGCGACGCGGACCCGCCAGCGGGCCGCGTCGAGCAGTTCGGCAGCCTGTTCGGCGGTGAACATCAACTCGGGGAAGTGCATCCGCCGGGCCGTGGTGCGCAGGTCCAAGGGGTGGTGACCGACGACGAGCAGGGTGCCGCCGGGGGCCACCGCGTCGGCCAGCCGGGCCACCAGGTCCCGCCACTGCCCGGCCGGCAGATGCATGAACTGCGCCGACACCAGCTGGTAGGCGCCCGCCTCGGGCGCCTCGACGCGCAGGTCCGCGTGGCGGGCGGTGACCCGGTCGGCGACGCCCGCGTCAGCGGAGTGCGCGGCGGTGCGGTCCACCGCGGTGGGGGCGATGTCCACGGCGGTGACCTGCCAACCCCGGCGGGCCAGCCACACCGCGTCGGCGCCCTCCCCGCAGCCGACGTCCAGGGCCCGCCCCGGTGGCAGGTCGGCGGCCTCGGCGACCAACTGCGGGTTCGGGTTGCCGCTCCACACCGCCGGCCGGGACCGGTACCGCTCCTCCCAGGCGTCCTGCTCGAACATGGTCGCCAGGTCGTGCCGGTACGCCTCGACGGCGTGGGCGGTGTCCTCGGCGACCAGGTCGGCGTTGATCGCCCCGGCGGCGGTCACGCCCTGCGCGGCGGACACGACGACCGTCGCGGCCACGGCGGTGGCGTTCCCGGCCACCCACACCCCGGGCACGTCGGTGGCCCCGACCGCGTCGGCGGGGATCCGGGTGCCGACGAGCTGCCCCTCGTGGTCGACGTCGACCGGGGTCAGCCCGAGCGGGGCCAGCGCGTCGACCCGGGCGGCCACCCGGGTCGCCACCACCAGCGCGTCGACGCGCACCAGCCCACCATCGGCGAGGCGGACCCCGGTGAGCAGGTCGTCGTCGACGACCACTCCGGTGACCGGCCCGTCGACGACGGTGACACCCCGGGCGGCCAACTGCTCGGCCTGCGCCGGGTCGGGCGCGTCGCCATGGTGACGCAGCAGCAGCACGTGCGGGGTCCACTGCCGCCACAGCAGCGCCTGCCGCACCCCCAGCGGTCCGTCGGCGATGACCCCGATGCGCCGGTCGCGGACCTCCCACCCGTGGCAGTACGGGCAGTGCAGCACGTCGCGCCCCCACCGGTCGGCCAGGCCGGGCACGTCCGCCAGCGCGTCGACGCCACCGGTGGCCACCAGCAGCCGCCGTGCCCGCGTCCGCCCCCCGTCGGCGAGAGCGACCGCGAACCCGTCGTCGTCCCGGTCGACGGCGGTGACCGTCGCGTCGACGACGTGCCCGCCGTAGCCGGTGACGTCGGCGCGGGCCGACGCGAGCAGCTCCGCCGGGGCGACGCCCTCCCGGCCGAGGTGGTTGTGCACCCCACCGGCCGGGGCGTTGCGCGGCCGGCCCGCGTCGACCACCAGCACCGACCGGCGGGCCCGGGCCAGGGCCACCGCCCCGGCGAGCCCGGCCGCACCGCCACCGATGACCACCACGTCGTACCTGTCGTCCATCCCGCGCCCCTGTCTGTCGTCGTCGACCGCAACGGTGCGCCCACCCACCCCCCGACGGCAACTATCTTTGCCGGTATGGCAAACGATGACGAGGCGGCGGTCCTAGCCGGCGTCGGCCCCCGGCTCCGGGCCCTACGCACCCGACGCGGCACCACCCTGACCCAACTGGCACAGACCACCGGCATCTCCGTCAGCACCCTGTCCCGGCTGGAGTCCGGGCAGCGCCGCCCCACCCTGGAACTGCTGCTCCCCCTCGCCCGCGCCCACCAGGTGCCCCTCGACGACCTCGTCGGCGCACCCCCCACCACCGACCCGCGCGTACACCCCCGCCCGATCGTGCGCCACGGCATGACGTTCCTGCCGCTGACCCGCCGCCCCGGCGGCCCCCAGGCGTTCAAACAGATCATCCCACCGCACACCCCCGCCGACCCGCAGCCGAAGACCCACGAAGGCTACGAATGGCTGTACGTGCTCTCCGGCCGCGTCCGGCTGATCCTCGGCGACCACGACCTGATCCTCACCCCCGGAGAGGTCGCCGAGTTCGACACCCGGGTGCCGCACGC contains:
- a CDS encoding RNA polymerase-binding protein RbpA, whose protein sequence is MGERMLRGSRLGAVSYESDRNTELAPRQTREYLCAKGHQFEVPFAVDAEVPTTWECKFDGSVARLVDGSEPEQKKAKPPRTHWDMLLERRSIAELEDILAERLQEVRTRRGRA
- a CDS encoding FxsA family protein; amino-acid sequence: MRRTWRFVPLGLLAGLAAEVAVFVLVGEAIGFASAVLVVFAVSLVGLLLLRREGMRAWRGFRASVESHQPPGRQLTDGLVGLAGALLLAVPGLVSGVVGVALLVPPLRRLAGAGVQRATERRVSSMVAGDLFGPRRVRVYRGATPPTEPGPPRPGVDPAAAIEGEIVEPGR
- a CDS encoding polyprenol monophosphomannose synthase codes for the protein MGEQTGRTVGRPDVGRVLVVVPTYNEADNLAGIVDRVHRHAPGVDVLVADDNSPDGTGALADGLARVDPRVHVLHREGKAGLGAAYLAGFAWARRRGYDAVVEMDADGSHAPEDLPTLLDAARDADVVIGSRWQRGARVLNWPWRRLLLSRGGNWYARWALGVPVSDATGGYRVYRLRALDAVDLDRVCSRGYSFQVELSRLLHRAGARMVEVPITFAERERGSSKMSPWIVLEALWRITLWGLQDRRRGRRRPVAGRWP
- the lnt gene encoding apolipoprotein N-acyltransferase, whose translation is MTTLNEVRPAAAGTPPSPRPLPLAAAVALAVVAGLALLAAFPPYGWWPLAAVGVAALAAAAHRRRARAGAALGFLTGVTLFAPLLAWTNLHTGYLPWVLLSLSQAAYMALLGAATAYVSPLVDRRRALWPVATALLWVGQEALRDRTPFGGFPWGRLAFSQGDSPLLRLAGLGGAPLVTVAVALAGGLLATLSWRSWRRPRPHTVAPAVGLAAVVAAALAVPVGVRGGGEQVTVAIVQGNVPRLGLDFNAQRQAVLDNHVEATLGLARQVTAGQARRPDLVVWPENSSDIDPLRDTTAGARISRAADTIGAPILVGAVLRGPGEGQVRNAGLLWRPGSGPDTGQLYTKRHPVPFAEYVPMRNLARMVSKQVDRIRADFVPGDTPGVLRTGDAVLGDVICFEVAYDGLVRDTVTGGAELLVVQTNNATFDESEALQQMAMVRLRAVEHGRGALMASTVGVSGFVSPDGRVDGATGFNTGAVVVRQIRLGTGSTPATRMGVWPEVALLVAAGLVLAGAAVRRRRPVPPG
- a CDS encoding bifunctional NAD(P)/FAD-dependent oxidoreductase/class I SAM-dependent methyltransferase — protein: MDDRYDVVVIGGGAAGLAGAVALARARRSVLVVDAGRPRNAPAGGVHNHLGREGVAPAELLASARADVTGYGGHVVDATVTAVDRDDDGFAVALADGGRTRARRLLVATGGVDALADVPGLADRWGRDVLHCPYCHGWEVRDRRIGVIADGPLGVRQALLWRQWTPHVLLLRHHGDAPDPAQAEQLAARGVTVVDGPVTGVVVDDDLLTGVRLADGGLVRVDALVVATRVAARVDALAPLGLTPVDVDHEGQLVGTRIPADAVGATDVPGVWVAGNATAVAATVVVSAAQGVTAAGAINADLVAEDTAHAVEAYRHDLATMFEQDAWEERYRSRPAVWSGNPNPQLVAEAADLPPGRALDVGCGEGADAVWLARRGWQVTAVDIAPTAVDRTAAHSADAGVADRVTARHADLRVEAPEAGAYQLVSAQFMHLPAGQWRDLVARLADAVAPGGTLLVVGHHPLDLRTTARRMHFPELMFTAEQAAELLDAARWRVRVAQARPRAAVDPDGRDVTVHDAVLVAHRLP
- a CDS encoding helix-turn-helix domain-containing protein; translated protein: MANDDEAAVLAGVGPRLRALRTRRGTTLTQLAQTTGISVSTLSRLESGQRRPTLELLLPLARAHQVPLDDLVGAPPTTDPRVHPRPIVRHGMTFLPLTRRPGGPQAFKQIIPPHTPADPQPKTHEGYEWLYVLSGRVRLILGDHDLILTPGEVAEFDTRVPHAVANPDPQPAEILNLFGPQGERLHVRAHPTTSR